From a single Nocardioides sp. dk884 genomic region:
- a CDS encoding thymidine kinase: MAELQFFTGTMDSGKSTLALQTNHNHAARGRSGRIFTTHDRTGQAQVSSRLGLTHDAIEVEADFDFWRYVVDSLTQGARIDYLVCDEAQFYTRAQIDQLAKLVDELQIDVFAFGILTDFRTALFEGSQRLVELADRMNVLQVEALCWCGKRATHNARTENGVMVTEGEIIVVGDVDEQDRGPAGDANVAYEVLCRQHHRRHLTAARAKAVSLAPEPLPFG; this comes from the coding sequence GTGGCCGAACTGCAGTTCTTCACCGGGACGATGGACTCCGGCAAGAGCACTCTCGCGCTCCAGACCAACCACAACCACGCCGCGCGTGGTCGGTCCGGGCGGATCTTCACGACCCATGACCGCACCGGTCAGGCGCAGGTCTCCAGCCGCCTCGGCCTGACCCACGACGCGATCGAGGTCGAGGCCGACTTCGACTTCTGGCGCTACGTCGTCGACTCGCTCACCCAGGGTGCGCGCATCGACTACCTCGTGTGCGACGAGGCGCAGTTCTACACCCGCGCCCAGATCGACCAGCTCGCCAAGCTCGTCGACGAGCTCCAGATCGACGTGTTCGCCTTCGGCATCCTCACCGACTTCCGTACCGCGCTCTTCGAGGGCAGCCAGCGCCTCGTGGAGCTCGCGGACCGGATGAACGTGCTCCAGGTCGAGGCACTGTGCTGGTGCGGCAAGCGCGCCACCCACAACGCCCGCACCGAGAACGGCGTGATGGTCACCGAGGGCGAGATCATCGTCGTCGGGGACGTCGATGAGCAGGACCGCGGCCCCGCCGGCGACGCGAACGTCGCCTACGAGGTGCTCTGCCGCCAGCACCACCGCCGCCACCTCACCGCCGCCCGCGCCAAGGCCGTCAGCCTCGCCCCCGAGCCGCTGCCGTTCGGCTGA
- a CDS encoding HNH endonuclease signature motif containing protein yields MASPELPECDTPAAVLAFAQRRRAAAQRAEIDVLEAALVWASMHPEESVAEAAPTAGLVFGELAVPLAGEGAPLVAEFAPMEFGAALGMSTDSSRALVGDALELAHRLKRTWKLVRADKVPLWKARRLAQLTTTLPLDGADFVDRQLAAFVGNISWAGIERLVDQARVAFDPEGAEKERPAAADGRRFDVHTREASHDGTVHVEGVLDLADAIDLDTAIRHGADELAALGSAESLDVRRSMAAGELARRQLAFDLRAEAGDGAASVVKPRQVVIHVHLSDAAISRDESGIAHVEETRSIVSTDQVRDWCSGDAQVVIKPVIDLETHHHTDAYAISDRLAEQTKLASPVCAFPWCERPARRCDTDQVVAHGARPTGGPTCSCNLAPLCRRHHRAKTHTGWTYDKTDAATYLWRSPHGLHLIKDQGTTRLVTAHPPDE; encoded by the coding sequence ATGGCCTCCCCCGAACTCCCCGAGTGCGACACCCCAGCCGCCGTGCTGGCCTTCGCACAGCGCCGCCGGGCTGCCGCCCAGCGGGCGGAGATCGACGTCCTGGAGGCCGCTCTGGTGTGGGCGTCGATGCACCCCGAAGAGTCGGTCGCCGAGGCGGCGCCGACGGCCGGGCTGGTCTTCGGCGAGCTCGCGGTGCCGCTGGCCGGTGAAGGGGCGCCGCTGGTGGCGGAGTTCGCGCCGATGGAGTTCGGTGCCGCCCTCGGCATGTCCACCGACTCCTCCCGGGCGCTGGTCGGTGACGCGCTCGAGCTCGCGCACCGGCTGAAGCGGACCTGGAAGCTGGTCCGCGCCGACAAGGTCCCACTCTGGAAGGCCCGGCGGTTGGCGCAGCTGACCACCACCCTGCCGCTGGACGGCGCCGACTTCGTGGACCGCCAGCTCGCCGCCTTCGTCGGGAACATCAGCTGGGCCGGGATCGAGCGCCTCGTCGACCAGGCCCGCGTCGCCTTCGACCCCGAAGGTGCGGAGAAGGAACGCCCCGCCGCCGCCGACGGCCGACGCTTCGACGTCCACACCCGCGAAGCCAGCCACGACGGCACCGTCCACGTCGAAGGGGTCCTCGACCTCGCCGACGCGATCGACCTCGACACCGCGATCCGCCACGGCGCCGACGAACTCGCTGCACTCGGCTCCGCCGAGTCGCTCGACGTGCGCCGCTCGATGGCCGCCGGCGAGCTCGCCCGACGCCAGCTCGCTTTCGACCTCCGGGCGGAGGCGGGTGATGGCGCTGCTTCGGTGGTCAAGCCCCGGCAGGTCGTCATCCACGTGCACCTGTCCGACGCCGCGATCAGTCGCGACGAGTCCGGCATCGCACACGTCGAGGAGACCCGGTCCATCGTCTCCACCGACCAGGTCCGCGACTGGTGCAGCGGCGACGCCCAAGTCGTGATCAAGCCGGTCATCGACCTCGAGACTCACCACCACACCGACGCCTACGCGATCTCCGACCGGTTGGCCGAGCAGACCAAGCTGGCCTCGCCGGTGTGCGCCTTCCCGTGGTGCGAACGCCCCGCCCGACGCTGCGACACCGACCAAGTCGTCGCCCACGGCGCGAGACCGACCGGCGGCCCGACGTGCAGCTGCAACCTTGCCCCGCTCTGTCGACGACACCATCGCGCGAAGACCCACACCGGGTGGACCTACGACAAGACCGATGCCGCGACGTACCTCTGGCGATCGCCCCACGGCCTGCACCTGATCAAGGACCAGGGCACCACGCGCCTCGTCACCGCGCACCCGCCCGACGAGTAG
- a CDS encoding vWA domain-containing protein, whose translation MKLRRHLAGLAAILVATSAGAVVATAPAPSHAAPAASSAAEPDGYGRMMLLLDASGSMSEPAGGGQTKIAAARKALTTVVEGLPDEAQVGLRVFGATVFSRTDKGSCTDSQVVVEPGTDNRDALRAAIGDYEPYGETPIPHALEEAAKDLGDEGTRSIVLVSDGESTCDPDPCTVAAELQKNGIDLQIDVVGLSVSGAARSQLQCIAEKGNGTYYDADSAADIESRLTRVASRALRPFTLSGAPIVGGAESSPTPVEVGEYVDTLGAAGESTSYVFTRETAGTTLRVAALSQGETGFMDGLIAEVTGPAGRCDYASANRTALDLREVMGVQVTAGAGLGSSGVEGCEEPGDYVVTITRARGASEEVPFGLVVTEEPPVEEVGFSDPELASLSATAPQVGGQPQRVEGASSFDGAPEVGTGSWSSTVVPGEVLIYKVPLEFGQAAQVSVNFPEATGQLSEQFGRFAPSANLTLFNPLGAQLGYVDGSTWLGSPDGVSLQAAVPAVSRAPSEVRSAKFNGGADVTVAGDYYVSLSVQKRDYTVEIPFTLDVEVIGEPADGPTYAGGATWNVVDGATAATEDPSAGTSETESAEADGDGEAAAESEGDTVSIVAVAAGVLGLAALVAALLLWRRRSAG comes from the coding sequence ATGAAGCTCCGTCGTCACCTGGCCGGCCTGGCCGCGATCCTGGTCGCCACGAGTGCCGGGGCGGTCGTCGCGACCGCACCCGCACCCAGCCACGCCGCACCTGCTGCCTCGTCCGCCGCTGAGCCGGACGGCTACGGCCGGATGATGCTGCTCCTCGACGCGTCGGGCTCCATGTCCGAGCCGGCCGGCGGGGGACAGACCAAGATCGCGGCGGCCCGCAAGGCGCTGACGACAGTGGTCGAGGGTCTCCCCGACGAGGCCCAGGTCGGGTTGCGCGTCTTCGGTGCGACGGTGTTCTCGCGCACCGACAAGGGGTCGTGCACCGACAGCCAGGTCGTGGTCGAGCCCGGCACCGACAACCGTGACGCGCTCCGCGCCGCGATCGGCGACTACGAGCCGTACGGCGAGACGCCGATCCCGCACGCCCTCGAGGAGGCGGCCAAGGACCTCGGCGACGAGGGCACCCGCTCGATCGTCCTGGTCTCCGACGGGGAGTCGACCTGCGACCCCGACCCGTGCACGGTGGCCGCGGAGCTGCAGAAGAACGGCATCGACCTGCAGATCGACGTGGTCGGCCTCTCGGTCTCGGGCGCGGCGCGCTCGCAGCTGCAGTGCATCGCGGAGAAGGGCAACGGCACCTACTACGACGCCGACAGCGCCGCCGACATCGAGAGCCGCCTGACCCGGGTGGCCAGCCGGGCGCTGCGGCCCTTCACCCTCAGCGGCGCCCCGATCGTGGGCGGCGCCGAGAGCTCGCCCACCCCGGTCGAGGTCGGCGAGTACGTCGACACCCTCGGTGCGGCGGGGGAGTCCACGAGCTACGTGTTCACCCGCGAGACGGCTGGGACCACGCTGCGCGTCGCCGCGCTGTCGCAGGGTGAGACGGGGTTCATGGACGGACTGATCGCCGAGGTCACCGGACCCGCCGGGCGCTGCGACTACGCCAGCGCCAACCGGACCGCCCTCGACCTGCGCGAGGTGATGGGCGTCCAGGTCACCGCCGGGGCCGGCCTCGGCTCGTCGGGCGTCGAGGGCTGTGAGGAGCCCGGTGACTACGTCGTCACCATCACCCGGGCGCGCGGCGCGAGCGAGGAAGTGCCGTTCGGCCTGGTCGTGACCGAGGAGCCCCCGGTCGAGGAGGTCGGGTTCAGCGACCCCGAGCTCGCCAGCCTCTCGGCCACCGCGCCCCAGGTCGGCGGACAGCCACAGCGGGTCGAGGGCGCGTCGTCGTTCGACGGCGCACCCGAGGTCGGCACCGGCAGCTGGTCGAGCACCGTCGTGCCCGGAGAGGTGCTGATCTACAAGGTGCCGCTCGAGTTCGGCCAGGCGGCGCAGGTGAGCGTGAACTTCCCCGAGGCGACCGGGCAGCTCTCCGAGCAGTTCGGTCGGTTCGCGCCGAGCGCCAACCTGACGCTGTTCAACCCGCTGGGCGCCCAGCTCGGCTACGTCGACGGCTCCACGTGGCTCGGCTCCCCCGACGGCGTCTCCCTGCAGGCGGCCGTCCCCGCCGTCAGCCGCGCGCCCTCCGAGGTCCGCAGCGCGAAGTTCAACGGCGGCGCCGACGTCACCGTCGCGGGTGACTACTACGTCAGCCTGAGCGTGCAGAAGAGGGACTACACGGTCGAGATCCCGTTCACCTTGGACGTGGAGGTCATCGGGGAGCCGGCCGACGGGCCGACGTACGCCGGCGGGGCGACGTGGAACGTGGTCGACGGCGCCACCGCGGCCACGGAGGACCCCTCCGCCGGCACCTCGGAGACCGAGTCGGCCGAGGCCGACGGCGACGGCGAGGCGGCCGCGGAGAGCGAGGGCGACACCGTGAGCATCGTCGCGGTGGCCGCGGGGGTGCTGGGCCTGGCGGCCCTGGTCGCCGCGCTGCTGCTGTGGCGCAGGCGCTCGGCGGGCTGA
- a CDS encoding phytoene desaturase family protein yields MAQTTSEPTTSPGAGETWDAVVVGAGPGGLTCAAYLAANGKKVLVLEANQVVGGSTQVFRRAGNKFEFDVGTHYVGECGPGGRMQTALSGLALTERILWLRQRPEGHCQIMVPGTTFQTPTGWDTYLERLIAAFPEEEAGLRRCVGIMRTIATRERPRRRPFALLRWGVRPITTLMAACGLSADAQAVILAENGDYTWPPHRTPTAMHAGFLHHYLQAGAYYPRGGGQVIGAHLTDVVSTHGGRVRTKARVEQILIEDGRAVGVRLRGGEEIRAGAVVSAADFKRTWKELVGEEHLTRRLRRRLANLEMTLPMFAVYVALDVDLRERDTPPLAWVWPTNDVDGYYREVAAGRCPEQMPVGISCPTAKDPEGTHSAPPGYSTLELVSWAPKEHTFWHVDAGAVDGAGYGRDERYLQVKEELTQRVLDTAELMIPDLRERMVFCEASTPITQERFTLTTDGSCYGIAPLLRNLGPFRPRVTTHIPGLFLAGGSTEHMFGINATIHGGMGTAGAVLGRDLFQEVRDGAVFVDEDRLTPVTDDFDPLLASKPGSAIRRPARRRPRTTA; encoded by the coding sequence ATGGCGCAGACCACCTCCGAGCCGACGACGAGCCCCGGCGCGGGCGAGACCTGGGACGCGGTGGTCGTGGGCGCCGGCCCCGGCGGCCTCACCTGCGCGGCGTACCTCGCGGCCAACGGCAAGAAGGTGCTGGTGCTCGAGGCCAACCAGGTGGTCGGCGGCAGCACCCAGGTCTTCCGCCGCGCCGGCAACAAGTTCGAGTTCGACGTCGGCACCCACTACGTCGGCGAGTGCGGCCCGGGCGGGCGGATGCAGACCGCGCTGTCCGGGCTGGCCCTGACCGAGCGGATCCTGTGGCTGCGCCAGCGCCCGGAGGGCCACTGCCAGATCATGGTCCCCGGCACGACGTTCCAGACACCCACGGGCTGGGACACCTACCTCGAGCGGCTGATCGCGGCCTTCCCCGAGGAGGAGGCGGGCCTGCGGCGGTGCGTGGGGATCATGCGCACCATCGCCACCCGGGAGCGGCCGCGCCGGCGTCCGTTCGCGCTGTTGCGGTGGGGCGTGCGGCCGATCACGACGCTGATGGCCGCCTGCGGGCTCAGCGCCGACGCCCAGGCGGTGATCCTCGCCGAGAACGGCGACTACACCTGGCCCCCGCACCGCACTCCCACGGCCATGCACGCGGGCTTCCTGCACCACTACCTCCAAGCCGGCGCCTACTACCCGCGCGGTGGCGGGCAGGTGATCGGCGCCCACCTCACCGACGTCGTCTCGACCCACGGCGGCCGGGTCCGCACCAAGGCCCGGGTCGAGCAGATCCTCATCGAGGACGGGCGCGCGGTCGGCGTACGCCTCCGCGGGGGCGAGGAGATCCGCGCCGGGGCCGTCGTGTCCGCGGCCGACTTCAAGCGGACCTGGAAGGAGCTGGTGGGGGAGGAGCACCTGACCCGGCGGCTGCGGCGTCGGCTGGCGAACCTGGAGATGACCCTGCCGATGTTCGCGGTGTACGTCGCGCTCGACGTCGACCTGCGTGAGCGCGACACCCCGCCGCTGGCCTGGGTGTGGCCGACCAACGACGTCGACGGCTACTACCGCGAGGTCGCCGCGGGGCGTTGTCCCGAGCAGATGCCGGTGGGCATCAGCTGCCCCACGGCCAAGGACCCGGAGGGGACGCACTCGGCGCCGCCGGGCTACTCGACGCTGGAGCTGGTGAGCTGGGCGCCGAAGGAGCACACGTTCTGGCACGTCGACGCGGGCGCCGTGGACGGTGCCGGGTACGGCCGCGACGAGCGCTACCTCCAGGTCAAGGAGGAGCTCACCCAGCGGGTGCTCGACACCGCGGAGCTGATGATCCCGGACCTGCGCGAGCGGATGGTGTTCTGCGAGGCGTCCACCCCGATCACCCAGGAGCGGTTCACCCTCACCACCGACGGCTCCTGCTACGGCATCGCACCGCTGCTGAGGAACCTCGGCCCGTTCCGCCCGCGCGTCACCACCCACATCCCCGGGCTGTTTCTGGCGGGGGGCAGCACGGAGCACATGTTCGGCATCAACGCCACGATCCACGGCGGGATGGGCACGGCCGGCGCCGTGCTGGGGCGCGACCTGTTCCAGGAGGTGCGCGACGGTGCCGTGTTCGTCGACGAGGACCGGCTGACGCCGGTCACCGACGACTTCGACCCGCTGCTCGCCTCGAAGCCTGGCTCGGCGATCCGCCGACCGGCGCGTCGCCGGCCGCGGACCACCGCCTGA
- a CDS encoding SGNH/GDSL hydrolase family protein, which produces MATAHRARRTRPGERGAGTLEYVGATILASFLVLGLLVSPAGGSARDAFTEAVCSVVERDGCTVPGYGETPLDQATSGEYVALGDSYSSGEGAWDYEEGTDYDDRVDLWPYNDHEEDRNRCHRSAHAYSQVITGANEFAGGSSFVACSGAVADHLDTPNHGNTGEDPQYDALSDETSLVTMTMGGNDLGFADVVKDCIINGQRGVGSNTCQAKHDKRIEDELDRLHDELVDRYREIKEQAPNARVIIVGYPPLFVTDPSDNYGNLLFAEDQVWMNEVAADLNAMLAAAAQEAGVEFVDPTQAFEGHGIGSDDPWINDLDVGGPGFAIADPSSFHPNAAGHAAIADLVQQQLEDPRYP; this is translated from the coding sequence ATGGCGACCGCCCACCGCGCGCGCCGTACCCGTCCCGGCGAGCGGGGCGCCGGCACCCTCGAGTACGTCGGCGCCACGATCCTCGCCAGCTTCCTGGTGCTGGGCCTGCTGGTCTCCCCCGCCGGCGGCAGCGCCCGTGACGCCTTCACCGAGGCGGTGTGCAGCGTCGTCGAGCGCGACGGCTGCACCGTCCCGGGCTACGGCGAGACGCCCCTGGACCAGGCCACCAGCGGTGAGTACGTCGCGCTCGGCGACAGCTACTCCTCCGGCGAGGGCGCCTGGGACTACGAGGAGGGCACCGACTACGACGACCGTGTCGACCTGTGGCCCTACAACGACCACGAGGAGGACCGCAACCGCTGCCACCGCTCCGCGCACGCCTACTCCCAGGTGATCACCGGCGCCAACGAGTTCGCCGGCGGATCGTCCTTCGTCGCCTGCTCGGGCGCCGTGGCCGACCACCTCGACACCCCCAACCACGGCAACACCGGTGAGGACCCGCAGTACGACGCGCTGAGCGACGAGACCTCCCTGGTGACCATGACCATGGGCGGCAACGACCTCGGCTTCGCCGACGTCGTGAAGGACTGCATCATCAACGGCCAGCGTGGCGTCGGGTCGAACACCTGCCAGGCCAAGCACGATAAGCGCATCGAGGACGAGCTGGACCGGCTCCACGACGAGCTGGTCGACCGTTACCGCGAGATCAAGGAGCAGGCCCCGAACGCCCGGGTGATCATCGTCGGCTATCCGCCGCTGTTCGTGACCGACCCCTCCGACAACTACGGCAACCTGCTCTTCGCCGAGGACCAGGTCTGGATGAACGAGGTGGCCGCCGACCTCAACGCGATGCTCGCCGCGGCCGCTCAGGAGGCCGGCGTCGAGTTCGTCGACCCGACCCAGGCCTTCGAGGGCCACGGCATCGGCAGCGACGACCCGTGGATCAACGACCTCGACGTGGGCGGACCCGGGTTCGCGATCGCCGACCCGAGCAGCTTCCACCCCAACGCCGCCGGCCACGCCGCGATCGCCGACCTGGTCCAGCAGCAGCTCGAGGACCCGCGCTACCCGTGA
- a CDS encoding DNA-binding protein, with product MGPEKSEKIAEQRRLYGESIGTLVRRVTAGLGLNQARVAEILGLSPPMLSQLVSGHRVKIGNPLAVARLQSLLGLVEEAPGLSGDAVQRRLEEIRTHRGTLSTGQFVHAPESSVVLRKALHAVASGQELARAADLLVDVAPGLAELVRVHGTGTEAESAQHLASISHLM from the coding sequence ATGGGACCGGAGAAGTCGGAGAAGATCGCCGAGCAGCGCCGCCTGTACGGCGAGTCGATCGGCACGCTGGTGCGCCGCGTGACCGCCGGCCTGGGCCTCAACCAGGCACGCGTCGCGGAGATCCTCGGCCTCAGTCCCCCGATGCTCTCCCAGCTCGTGAGCGGTCATCGCGTGAAGATCGGCAACCCGCTGGCCGTCGCCCGCCTGCAGAGCCTGCTGGGTCTGGTCGAGGAAGCCCCTGGCCTGTCCGGAGACGCTGTCCAGCGCCGCCTCGAGGAGATCCGTACGCACCGCGGCACCTTGTCGACCGGGCAGTTCGTCCACGCTCCGGAGTCCTCGGTGGTCCTGCGGAAGGCGCTCCACGCGGTCGCCTCCGGCCAGGAGCTCGCCCGCGCGGCGGACCTGCTGGTCGACGTCGCGCCCGGCCTGGCCGAGCTCGTCCGCGTCCACGGCACCGGGACCGAGGCGGAGTCCGCGCAGCACCTGGCCTCGATCAGCCACCTCATGTGA
- a CDS encoding serine/threonine-protein kinase yields MNPIFARRYELLDPIADGAMGSVWVVRDQQDGQVKAAKVLKHSDAGSLLRFMREQSTRIHHPHVVTPLSWSGEDDSVLFTMPLVRGGSVATLIGDWGPLPQAWVVAILDQTLSALEAVHAARVVHRDVKPANLLLEPTGSRPPHVRLTDFGIAVPVDQPRMTLSSTTLGTPGYMAPEQLAGADPDPRQDLYSVAMVGLEMLVGHPPPFAPAELPATALGTLLASAADPDPDRRPPSAAALLEDLRSVRAGLPAAWDPGEVEVLDQFSGPGHRGTEPAAAPTTVLELTTDDRAAPAAPARPVLAVGVLTVTGLALLVLSAVLLLT; encoded by the coding sequence GTGAACCCGATCTTCGCTCGCCGCTACGAGCTGCTCGACCCGATCGCCGACGGGGCGATGGGGTCGGTGTGGGTCGTCCGCGACCAGCAGGACGGACAGGTCAAGGCGGCCAAGGTGCTCAAGCACAGCGACGCCGGTTCACTGCTGCGCTTCATGCGCGAGCAGTCGACGCGCATCCACCACCCGCACGTGGTCACCCCGCTGAGCTGGTCGGGCGAGGACGACTCGGTCCTCTTCACGATGCCGTTGGTGCGGGGCGGCTCGGTCGCGACGCTGATCGGCGACTGGGGTCCGCTGCCGCAGGCCTGGGTCGTCGCGATCCTCGACCAGACGCTCTCGGCGCTGGAGGCGGTGCATGCGGCGCGCGTGGTCCATCGCGACGTCAAGCCGGCCAACCTGCTCCTGGAGCCCACCGGCTCCCGGCCCCCGCACGTGCGGCTGACCGACTTCGGCATCGCCGTGCCGGTCGACCAGCCCCGGATGACGCTGTCCTCCACCACCCTCGGCACTCCCGGCTACATGGCGCCCGAACAGCTCGCCGGCGCGGACCCCGACCCCCGCCAGGACCTCTACTCGGTGGCGATGGTCGGCCTGGAGATGCTGGTCGGGCACCCGCCGCCGTTCGCGCCCGCCGAGCTGCCCGCGACGGCGCTCGGCACTCTGCTCGCCTCCGCCGCCGACCCCGACCCGGATCGCCGGCCCCCGAGCGCTGCGGCGCTGCTGGAGGACCTGCGCTCGGTGCGTGCGGGCCTGCCCGCCGCCTGGGACCCCGGCGAGGTGGAGGTCCTGGACCAGTTCTCCGGACCCGGGCACCGGGGCACAGAACCGGCCGCGGCGCCCACCACGGTGCTCGAGCTGACGACCGACGACCGGGCAGCACCGGCAGCACCGGCGCGGCCCGTCCTCGCGGTGGGCGTGCTGACCGTCACCGGCCTGGCGCTCCTGGTGCTCTCCGCCGTGCTGCTCCTGACCTGA
- a CDS encoding prepilin peptidase yields MTIVVAAACALLAGLVLQTRLARAGYRYDDERHLPRRECRWVAPVLAVAVGLLAWRAEGEVVVLLAYAAVLAWMVGLAVIDLDVRRLPDRWTLPSYPAVAVLLAGCTWASETGWSAWVTALVCGVVNGAVHLLLAVLNPAGLGLGDVKLAVTLGMVTGWFGWPAAFAAFLGAFCLGLVVGLVAVVRTGAGRKATFPFGPAMLGAAALVVLAAVPSVA; encoded by the coding sequence GTGACGATCGTGGTCGCGGCGGCGTGCGCGTTGCTCGCCGGGCTGGTGCTGCAGACCCGTCTCGCGCGGGCGGGCTACCGCTACGACGACGAGCGCCACCTGCCCCGGCGCGAGTGTCGCTGGGTGGCGCCGGTGCTGGCGGTGGCGGTCGGTCTGCTGGCCTGGCGGGCCGAGGGCGAGGTCGTCGTGCTCCTCGCGTACGCCGCCGTCCTCGCCTGGATGGTCGGCCTGGCGGTCATCGACCTCGACGTACGACGGCTGCCGGACCGCTGGACCCTGCCGAGCTATCCGGCCGTGGCGGTGCTCCTGGCCGGCTGCACCTGGGCGAGCGAGACGGGCTGGTCGGCGTGGGTGACCGCGCTGGTGTGCGGCGTCGTGAACGGCGCGGTGCACCTGCTCCTGGCCGTGCTGAACCCGGCCGGGCTGGGGCTGGGCGACGTGAAGCTGGCGGTCACGCTCGGCATGGTGACCGGCTGGTTCGGCTGGCCCGCGGCGTTCGCGGCGTTCCTCGGCGCGTTCTGCCTGGGGCTCGTGGTCGGGCTCGTCGCCGTGGTCCGCACCGGCGCCGGTCGCAAGGCGACCTTCCCGTTCGGTCCCGCGATGCTTGGCGCCGCTGCGCTGGTCGTGCTGGCGGCGGTCCCATCGGTCGCCTGA
- a CDS encoding sulfurtransferase, with protein sequence MTGPLISPRELRDLLAGDDAVTVLDVRYRLGGPPGAQEYAAGHVPGASYVDLDTELAGPPGAGGRHPLPARADFEAAMRRPGVRADRPVVVYDDWSGHAAARCWWLLRHHGHDDVRVLDGGWSAWLAEDGAVAVDVVDPEPGDFSAQPGRMPVVEAEQVLDVPVLIDARAPERYRGEVEPVDAVAGHVPGAVNVPTTTNLRADGRFRSAAEIRALYAAAGVSGEEEVAVYCGSGVTAAHDVLALELAGIRAALYPGSWSGWITDPSRPVERG encoded by the coding sequence ATGACCGGACCCCTGATCTCGCCGCGCGAGCTGCGTGACCTGCTCGCCGGCGACGACGCCGTGACCGTGCTCGACGTGCGCTACCGCCTCGGCGGCCCGCCGGGCGCGCAGGAGTACGCCGCGGGCCACGTGCCCGGCGCGTCGTACGTCGACCTCGACACCGAGCTCGCGGGCCCGCCCGGCGCGGGAGGTCGCCACCCGTTGCCGGCGCGCGCGGACTTCGAGGCTGCCATGCGGCGCCCGGGCGTCCGCGCCGACCGTCCCGTTGTCGTGTACGACGACTGGTCCGGGCACGCCGCGGCACGCTGCTGGTGGCTGCTGCGCCACCACGGCCACGACGACGTCCGGGTGCTCGACGGCGGCTGGTCGGCCTGGCTGGCCGAGGACGGTGCGGTCGCCGTCGACGTGGTGGACCCCGAGCCCGGGGACTTCTCCGCTCAGCCGGGACGGATGCCCGTGGTGGAGGCGGAGCAGGTCCTCGACGTGCCGGTCCTCATCGACGCGCGGGCGCCCGAGCGCTACCGCGGCGAGGTGGAGCCGGTCGACGCGGTGGCCGGCCACGTGCCGGGCGCGGTCAACGTGCCGACCACCACCAACCTGCGCGCCGACGGCCGGTTCCGCTCCGCCGCGGAGATCCGCGCGCTGTACGCCGCCGCAGGGGTGAGCGGCGAGGAGGAGGTGGCCGTCTACTGCGGCTCGGGGGTGACCGCAGCCCACGACGTGCTGGCCCTGGAGCTCGCCGGGATCCGGGCGGCGCTCTACCCGGGCAGCTGGAGCGGCTGGATCACCGACCCGAGCCGGCCCGTCGAGCGCGGCTGA
- a CDS encoding DUF192 domain-containing protein, translating into MTRAARVFGPGDRALLLDGTPVAPLAVAETARARRRGLLGTDRVVGALWITRCPSVHMVGMRYPIDVAVVDREGRVLHVATLRRLTGMTRFRLRASATIEAAAGSMTAWGVRRGSVLTIGETAP; encoded by the coding sequence GTGACCCGCGCAGCACGCGTCTTCGGACCCGGGGACCGGGCGCTCCTGCTCGACGGCACCCCGGTGGCCCCCCTCGCGGTCGCGGAGACTGCCCGCGCCCGGCGCCGGGGGCTGCTCGGGACCGATCGGGTGGTGGGGGCGCTCTGGATCACCCGGTGCCCGTCGGTCCACATGGTCGGCATGCGCTACCCGATCGACGTGGCGGTGGTCGACCGCGAGGGCCGGGTGCTCCACGTGGCGACCCTGCGCCGCCTCACCGGGATGACCCGGTTCCGGCTCCGGGCCAGCGCGACCATCGAGGCCGCGGCCGGCTCGATGACCGCCTGGGGCGTGCGGCGCGGCTCGGTCCTGACGATCGGTGAGACAGCACCGTGA